A single region of the Massilia sp. erpn genome encodes:
- a CDS encoding iron-containing redox enzyme family protein produces MQLASGKLSKLKNLGDMSDEEKVALLKFSSGNIKLLEELAHDAFQNKGGRVWREIQFLLFDLNLALMSDGFAVGTARSETEWAMRNAIERVEQQYQTQEEIPQDLHDPEEFLVWLKKRIADHRVNHNPLFKIFDNDDLSEEELRYFLANYRVNMQRFHLHVAAFSLIVPFEMREELYHNLHDEFGQGDFSKAHPNLFEPLMNHFGGARDEDVNAETCYLLNTKINLCWFADGLLHGLGGMGGLELSIPLQQRRVLAHLRRRGLSEELVEFFVVHCELDEEHGDGWFAAGMPHMRTREDFQRVFNGAMRMLEARATVYDGVLQGILNFRNAKQEEIAA; encoded by the coding sequence ATGCAATTGGCAAGTGGGAAATTATCGAAATTGAAGAATCTTGGCGATATGAGTGACGAAGAAAAGGTTGCGTTGTTAAAATTTTCGTCAGGGAATATCAAGCTGCTGGAAGAATTGGCTCACGATGCATTCCAGAACAAGGGCGGACGGGTGTGGCGGGAAATTCAGTTTCTCTTGTTTGATTTGAATCTGGCTCTGATGAGCGATGGCTTTGCCGTGGGTACGGCCCGTTCGGAAACAGAGTGGGCCATGCGAAATGCGATCGAGCGCGTGGAGCAGCAATATCAAACGCAGGAAGAGATCCCGCAAGATCTGCATGACCCGGAAGAATTCCTGGTATGGCTGAAAAAGCGCATCGCTGATCATCGTGTCAACCATAATCCCTTGTTTAAAATTTTTGATAACGATGACTTAAGCGAAGAAGAGCTGCGCTACTTCCTGGCAAATTACCGGGTCAATATGCAGCGCTTCCATTTGCATGTTGCCGCTTTCAGTTTGATCGTTCCGTTTGAGATGCGCGAAGAGCTGTACCACAACCTGCATGATGAATTTGGGCAAGGCGATTTCAGCAAAGCCCATCCGAATCTTTTCGAGCCCTTGATGAACCATTTTGGCGGCGCACGGGACGAGGATGTGAATGCTGAAACCTGCTATCTGCTGAATACCAAAATTAACCTCTGCTGGTTTGCTGATGGCTTGCTGCACGGGCTGGGCGGCATGGGTGGCCTGGAACTGTCCATTCCTTTGCAGCAGCGGCGTGTTCTGGCGCATTTGCGGCGCCGCGGTCTGAGTGAAGAGTTGGTGGAATTTTTTGTTGTGCATTGCGAGCTGGATGAGGAGCACGGCGACGGCTGGTTTGCCGCCGGCATGCCGCATATGCGTACCCGCGAAGATTTCCAGCGCGTCTTTAATGGCGCAATGCGGATGTTGGAAGCGCGCGCCACGGTGTATGACGGTGTGCTCCAAGGCATTTTGAATTTCAGAAATGCAAAGCAGGAAGAAATTGCCGCCTGA
- a CDS encoding NAD(P)/FAD-dependent oxidoreductase translates to MAQYDVAVIGSGMGGSACALILSKLGYKVIIIERGTHPRFALGESGTPALSRKMRFLSRKYEIPELDEMSTYDNIKASGNGVLCGPKEMFQYFVHQKGQTNPDQFGPFREIIVQTPEVDAQYNRAASDKRLMEVAVQYGAVYTDKTSVEDIVFGENQVDLQCKKDGQDYPLSAKFIIDATGYNSIIGKKNNLKLQDAEFDTPLRSRCIFTHFKDIGSFDEVINNSAKYPDRSPVPRSRATQHHCFDGGWLWFIPFDNGVTSVGVNLDMDLYPMNDKDGAAEFWEIIEQYPLVNDMLKGRETLMPFIKTGRLQFMNKELVGDRWAMLPASAYGLDAWFSTGLAATFMSVHRLVEMLHGTVLSKDRYERAVLLDYEKAIKKEYFHVAKMVNGMYKSFKHFDLFKSYCFMCFMGTESYLEKGGAGKGMDLQHLLLSSGDEDFVEKFEWLYDEVISHSDANEVSQSAVDMCNKFIREEMMRFNFRRYGDPEMHGVHGRRALHMNEYD, encoded by the coding sequence ATGGCGCAGTATGATGTTGCGGTAATTGGTAGCGGAATGGGCGGCAGCGCGTGCGCGTTGATACTGTCTAAACTGGGATATAAGGTAATCATTATTGAACGTGGAACGCATCCGCGCTTTGCGCTGGGCGAATCGGGCACGCCGGCCTTGAGCAGGAAAATGCGTTTCCTGAGCAGGAAATATGAAATTCCGGAATTGGATGAAATGTCCACATATGACAATATCAAGGCTTCCGGGAATGGCGTGCTTTGTGGTCCAAAAGAAATGTTCCAGTATTTCGTGCACCAGAAAGGGCAAACCAATCCCGACCAGTTTGGGCCTTTCCGCGAGATTATTGTGCAGACGCCGGAAGTCGATGCCCAATATAACAGGGCCGCATCGGATAAGCGGCTGATGGAGGTGGCAGTCCAGTACGGAGCTGTGTATACGGACAAAACGTCTGTGGAAGATATTGTTTTTGGTGAAAATCAGGTGGATTTGCAGTGCAAGAAAGATGGCCAGGATTATCCCTTGAGCGCAAAATTCATCATTGACGCTACTGGTTATAACTCCATCATCGGAAAGAAAAATAATCTCAAGCTGCAGGATGCGGAATTTGATACGCCCTTGCGCAGCCGCTGTATCTTTACGCATTTCAAGGATATCGGTTCCTTCGACGAAGTCATCAATAATAGCGCCAAATATCCTGACCGCTCTCCAGTGCCGCGTTCCCGCGCCACCCAGCATCACTGCTTTGACGGGGGATGGTTGTGGTTTATTCCCTTCGATAATGGTGTCACCAGTGTTGGCGTGAACCTGGATATGGACCTGTATCCAATGAACGACAAAGATGGGGCCGCTGAGTTTTGGGAAATTATCGAGCAATACCCACTGGTCAACGACATGCTGAAAGGGCGGGAAACACTCATGCCGTTTATTAAAACGGGCCGCCTGCAGTTCATGAACAAAGAGCTGGTTGGCGATCGATGGGCGATGTTGCCCGCCTCGGCTTATGGTCTGGATGCATGGTTCAGCACCGGGCTGGCGGCCACCTTTATGTCAGTTCATCGCCTGGTTGAAATGCTGCATGGCACGGTCCTGTCCAAAGATCGTTACGAGAGGGCAGTTTTGCTGGATTACGAAAAAGCCATTAAGAAAGAATATTTCCACGTCGCAAAAATGGTCAACGGGATGTACAAATCCTTCAAGCATTTTGACCTGTTCAAGAGTTATTGTTTCATGTGCTTCATGGGAACGGAAAGCTATTTGGAAAAGGGTGGCGCCGGAAAAGGAATGGATCTCCAGCATTTGCTCCTAAGTAGCGGAGATGAGGACTTTGTAGAAAAATTTGAATGGCTGTATGACGAAGTGATCAGTCATTCCGACGCAAACGAAGTGAGCCAGTCGGCTGTGGATATGTGCAATAAGTTTATCCGGGAAGAGATGATGCGGTTTAATTTCAGGCGCTATGGCGATCCTGAAATGCATGGTGTGCATGGAAGAAGGGCCTTGCATATGAACGAGTATGACTGA
- a CDS encoding GNAT family N-acetyltransferase produces the protein MVKNAVEIETERLILRPMVRGDFEGWASLMRNVESSRFLDGPQSREVAWRGFMAMAGAWALERCGMFSAIEKSTGRWIGRVGPWCPEGWPGTEIGWAFLPEAWGKGYATEGATAAADWAFSELNWSEVVHVIAVDNFASQAVARRLGSVLRGPGRFPEPRQNEPVEIWGQTREEWACRKPMLR, from the coding sequence ATGGTCAAGAATGCGGTGGAAATTGAAACTGAGCGTTTGATTCTCAGGCCGATGGTCCGTGGCGATTTTGAGGGATGGGCATCCCTGATGCGCAATGTGGAAAGTTCGCGCTTTCTTGATGGCCCCCAGTCGCGGGAGGTTGCCTGGCGGGGTTTTATGGCCATGGCGGGCGCCTGGGCGCTTGAGCGCTGCGGCATGTTTTCCGCCATCGAGAAATCCACTGGCCGCTGGATCGGTCGGGTGGGGCCCTGGTGCCCGGAGGGATGGCCCGGAACGGAGATCGGTTGGGCGTTTCTGCCTGAAGCTTGGGGCAAGGGTTACGCCACCGAAGGGGCCACGGCGGCAGCGGATTGGGCGTTTTCCGAGCTGAATTGGTCTGAAGTCGTGCATGTCATTGCGGTGGACAATTTTGCGTCTCAAGCGGTGGCCCGGAGATTGGGCTCTGTCCTGCGCGGACCGGGGCGCTTTCCCGAGCCCAGGCAGAACGAGCCCGTGGAGATTTGGGGGCAGACGCGCGAGGAATGGGCGTGCCGAAAGCCGATGCTGCGGTAG
- a CDS encoding AMP-binding protein, with protein MNHSHSPLSPVTFIERSARAFPEKTALTYLDKAISFSKLLDRSRRLAQALSRLHVEPGDRVAVLSENNVHAVEAHFGIPGAGAVIVMLNPWLSAADVVDLLKYSGAKVLIADKKSFQKIPAGLVAADTDVVKIMLVDGIEQQPEDGIVDYETCLENEDGHSSLEKFIKSEMDPIAINFTSGTTGRPKGVTYSHRAAYLHAVGQVMMIGLHRNSRYLWTLPMFHVNGWGHMWACMAVGCTQFVPDVSLTQGNSAEFIETIHLRKVTHLAGAPRLVRLLAEAPDKNDSLRGLTIVTGGAAPSTTLIQQLELIGVNLIHQYGLNETLGPFVVCEEQEEWKFLSPEARARMRARQGIPAIHAGTGLRVLDANGIDVPHDGRTLGEIAMSGNTVALGYYNNIEATQKAFRGGLFYSGDMAIVYPDGFLEIRDRIKDLIYVETEYGWENISSLEIENVLIQNDAVQDAAVVGVSIEIDGKPAPVLVAFLEIKESKSIDESGMRDYCLEHLSVYKRPQVFYFIELPKTNTGKVRKDILSRAAVEKLISQPIWIESMPASGVAVS; from the coding sequence TTGAACCATTCTCACTCACCGCTTTCGCCTGTCACCTTTATTGAGCGAAGTGCCAGGGCTTTTCCGGAAAAAACAGCATTAACTTATCTGGATAAGGCGATTAGCTTCAGTAAATTGCTGGACAGGTCACGGCGCCTTGCTCAGGCCTTGTCGCGCTTGCATGTCGAACCCGGCGACAGGGTGGCAGTACTGAGCGAAAACAATGTGCACGCGGTGGAGGCTCATTTTGGGATCCCTGGCGCGGGAGCGGTGATCGTGATGTTGAATCCGTGGTTGTCAGCAGCGGATGTCGTCGATCTGCTGAAATATAGCGGAGCGAAGGTGCTGATTGCGGACAAGAAATCGTTTCAGAAAATTCCTGCCGGCTTGGTGGCGGCCGATACGGATGTAGTAAAAATCATGCTGGTTGACGGAATCGAACAACAGCCCGAAGACGGCATCGTGGATTACGAAACCTGCTTGGAAAATGAGGATGGGCATTCATCTCTGGAAAAATTTATTAAATCCGAGATGGATCCGATAGCAATTAACTTTACCTCCGGTACGACCGGGCGGCCGAAAGGAGTTACCTATAGCCATCGCGCTGCATATCTTCATGCAGTCGGACAGGTGATGATGATCGGTTTGCACCGAAACTCACGCTATCTGTGGACCTTGCCCATGTTCCATGTCAATGGTTGGGGTCATATGTGGGCATGCATGGCCGTGGGATGCACGCAGTTTGTGCCAGACGTCAGTTTGACGCAAGGAAATTCTGCGGAGTTCATTGAAACAATCCACTTGCGAAAAGTGACCCATTTGGCCGGCGCACCGCGTTTGGTGCGCTTGCTGGCGGAGGCTCCGGATAAAAATGATTCCTTGCGTGGATTGACGATTGTAACTGGCGGGGCGGCTCCTTCCACCACATTAATTCAGCAGCTAGAGTTAATTGGGGTCAACCTTATTCATCAATATGGTTTGAATGAAACGCTGGGGCCGTTCGTTGTTTGCGAAGAACAGGAAGAGTGGAAGTTCTTGTCGCCGGAAGCAAGAGCCAGGATGCGTGCACGGCAGGGAATTCCAGCAATACACGCAGGAACAGGATTGCGTGTATTGGATGCGAATGGGATCGACGTACCCCATGATGGACGCACTCTCGGAGAGATTGCGATGTCGGGAAATACGGTGGCCCTTGGATATTATAATAATATCGAAGCGACACAGAAGGCGTTTCGCGGAGGACTATTTTACAGCGGAGATATGGCGATAGTCTATCCGGATGGTTTTTTGGAAATCCGGGACCGCATAAAAGACCTGATTTATGTGGAAACAGAATATGGTTGGGAAAATATTTCGTCTTTGGAAATAGAAAATGTGCTGATCCAGAATGATGCCGTACAGGATGCTGCGGTGGTAGGCGTGTCAATTGAGATCGATGGCAAGCCGGCTCCTGTGCTGGTCGCGTTCCTGGAAATAAAGGAATCAAAGTCCATCGATGAGAGCGGGATGCGAGATTATTGTCTCGAGCATTTATCGGTATACAAGCGTCCGCAGGTGTTTTATTTCATTGAATTGCCGAAAACCAATACCGGCAAGGTTAGAAAGGATATTCTGTCAAGGGCTGCAGTTGAAAAGCTGATCAGCCAACCGATATGGATTGAATCAATGCCGGCAAGCGGTGTTGCAGTTTCATAA
- a CDS encoding SDR family oxidoreductase, translating into MKLLNNKVAIITGASSGIGYATAQLFAQEGAKLVLVSRRQAELDALVASLEPGSAVACAGDVADERCARHAVATALEHFGQLDIAFNNAGTLGEMGATSDVSVEGWRNTLDTNLTSAFLAAKHQIPAMKGRSGASLIFTSTFVGYTAGMPQMAAYAASKAGLIGLTQALAAELGPQGIRVNAILPGGTDTPMGRAVANTEEAKSFVAGMHALKRLASPDEIARSVLYLASDLSSFTTGTAMLVDGGVSINRT; encoded by the coding sequence ATGAAGCTGTTAAATAACAAGGTAGCCATCATCACCGGCGCCAGTTCGGGTATCGGCTACGCCACCGCCCAGCTGTTCGCACAGGAGGGGGCGAAGCTGGTCCTGGTCTCACGCCGCCAGGCCGAACTTGATGCCCTGGTCGCCAGCCTGGAGCCGGGAAGTGCCGTGGCCTGCGCGGGCGATGTGGCCGACGAGCGCTGCGCGCGCCATGCCGTAGCCACGGCGCTGGAGCATTTCGGCCAGCTCGATATCGCTTTCAATAACGCCGGTACTTTGGGCGAAATGGGCGCCACCAGCGATGTCAGCGTGGAAGGCTGGCGCAATACGCTGGACACCAATCTCACCAGCGCCTTCCTGGCGGCAAAGCACCAGATTCCCGCCATGAAGGGCCGCAGCGGCGCTTCGCTGATTTTCACTTCCACCTTTGTCGGCTACACGGCGGGCATGCCGCAGATGGCCGCTTACGCCGCCAGCAAGGCGGGCCTGATCGGCCTGACCCAGGCATTGGCGGCGGAGCTGGGACCGCAGGGCATCCGCGTCAATGCCATTCTGCCTGGCGGCACGGATACGCCCATGGGCCGAGCTGTCGCCAATACAGAGGAAGCCAAGTCCTTTGTCGCCGGCATGCACGCCTTGAAGCGCCTGGCCTCGCCGGACGAAATCGCGCGTTCGGTGCTGTATCTGGCATCCGACCTGTCCAGCTTCACGACCGGCACTGCCATGCTGGTCGATGGCGGCGTGTCGATCAACCGCACCTGA
- a CDS encoding cation:proton antiporter, protein MSTASQVHAVVGVHQTEALLFFILLQLTVIVLVARLGTELAVRVGQSAVVGEIVVGILLGPSLFGLLAPDLFSYVFRSSAPEPMQMMSQIGLVLLMFQIGLEFDFAHLSERSNRKAVVWIAIASLVLPFAIGVSFGYFSAPSLSPAAERVASALFMGTAFSITAMPVLGRIMMELNLTRAPLGVIAISAAAINDVVGWLLLALVTAFAVSDLDALSFSLKVGAVLSFMLFCWIVVRPVLKWIFQRADVAKNGMSANLLGIVLAVIFLGAMATYQLGIFAIFGGFMMGVVLHDQGAFVDAWKTRISPFVMVFFLPIFFTYTGLRTDIGGLDSTAAWGWCVLTVALATLGKYGGAYFAARMAGLSRHEANAMGVMMNTRGLMELIIINVGYDLGVISQQTFTILVIMAIVSNVMTGPCLRRWLPRMGLTVPARAERTSAGLVASQVAGAATADPVLLDGARQERQRAH, encoded by the coding sequence ATGAGTACTGCTAGCCAAGTTCATGCTGTTGTTGGCGTTCATCAAACCGAAGCACTCCTATTTTTCATCCTGCTGCAACTGACTGTCATCGTGCTGGTGGCGCGGCTGGGTACTGAGCTTGCAGTGCGGGTGGGGCAATCGGCCGTGGTCGGTGAAATCGTCGTCGGCATTCTGTTGGGGCCGTCGCTGTTTGGTTTGCTTGCCCCAGACCTATTCAGCTATGTTTTCCGCTCCTCGGCGCCGGAGCCGATGCAAATGATGTCGCAGATAGGATTGGTGTTGTTGATGTTTCAGATTGGCCTGGAGTTTGATTTCGCCCACCTGTCTGAACGCAGCAACCGCAAAGCCGTGGTATGGATCGCCATTGCCAGCCTAGTGTTGCCGTTTGCGATTGGCGTATCGTTCGGCTATTTTTCCGCGCCCAGCCTGTCACCTGCGGCCGAGCGGGTCGCCTCCGCACTCTTCATGGGCACCGCGTTCTCCATTACGGCGATGCCGGTACTTGGCCGCATCATGATGGAACTCAATTTGACCCGCGCTCCGCTTGGTGTGATTGCGATCAGCGCTGCCGCCATCAATGATGTGGTCGGCTGGCTGTTGCTGGCCCTGGTGACCGCATTCGCTGTGTCTGATCTCGATGCGCTGAGCTTTTCGTTGAAGGTCGGTGCCGTGCTGAGTTTTATGCTGTTTTGCTGGATCGTGGTCCGGCCGGTTCTGAAATGGATTTTTCAACGCGCCGACGTGGCCAAAAACGGCATGTCAGCCAACTTGCTGGGCATCGTGCTGGCCGTGATTTTTTTGGGCGCGATGGCAACCTACCAGCTGGGGATTTTTGCGATTTTCGGTGGCTTCATGATGGGCGTGGTATTGCATGATCAAGGCGCGTTTGTTGACGCGTGGAAAACGCGTATCAGTCCCTTTGTGATGGTGTTCTTCCTGCCGATTTTTTTCACTTACACCGGCTTGCGCACCGACATCGGTGGGCTCGACAGTACTGCCGCCTGGGGCTGGTGCGTACTGACGGTCGCGCTGGCGACACTGGGTAAATATGGTGGCGCCTACTTTGCCGCGCGTATGGCTGGCTTGAGCCGGCACGAAGCGAATGCGATGGGCGTGATGATGAACACGCGCGGCTTGATGGAACTGATCATCATCAATGTCGGCTATGACCTGGGCGTGATTTCGCAGCAGACATTTACGATCCTGGTGATCATGGCCATCGTCAGCAACGTGATGACCGGACCTTGCCTGCGGCGCTGGTTGCCGCGTATGGGGTTGACCGTACCGGCGCGGGCGGAGCGGACCTCTGCCGGGCTTGTTGCGAGCCAGGTCGCCGGTGCCGCCACCGCCGATCCGGTCCTGCTGGATGGCGCACGCCAGGAGCGTCAACGCGCGCATTGA
- a CDS encoding DUF4214 domain-containing protein has translation MSAEQVGFNFEDSKASGADISQRVGEHKLSVSAHLRGDIKLVTSSYAGKAAQVSFGQVNLKSTTGADGAEVRETFALRSIFVRSSDELETLTFYIARDGKIIAQYDHEPDGRGGLIYDIPVEKMPFGDEISIHATRKGGGIANDFQVDEIRLVYPEANTAPEFLLDSKVQAVQSDEIIDLAPWLQVRDLDQGQPLTWSIVRGPEHGKLVIDGELTAPSGGAAIGPAGKISYRPDQADVGRDSVEIAVSDGKTTVTREIKIDVVPVKPGAPDLAAASDTGEKNDDNVTDATHLTFTGKGFAVDSNAVVGLFIDANRNGKYDPDDTEFLGTTSIKNGAWTFDKVDVSKLKDGSYTVAAMTGADRGDLFSDFSDELVVTIARLPVAGGIKFASDSGRSPNDLITKEAKQTISATLSKALPAGGKLMASLDGGAHWVDVSDKVSGTALVWKDVTLSGSNTLQFQVAQDGDSGMLVSRAYKVLTEAPKWQVQDLKLDMPKYQATAKDPVFVKGQDLKLELVLKEASKPGEVCEVSVDGGVHWTLATQAEPGKWTIGQLPLLKDGGTLLVRASDEAGNSTELLKQAYVLDKGGPQVSAIALDGEVKEGASEFKLKVKISDGAGAGFSENADLQGLFGIRNEKGEVLTLLRPPVIEAFNGKEMSATLVFAVPGGKWVEAQHGGNYQVFLRPAVFQDHVGNFVEGKELAQTLRIGKVAPEPKPEPVPPPVLVDGVPVTKTTSNDAATGTTTSTVTVPTVTASRQDDSKTPNKGLADIALDVASGGREARLTVSLPVGAGLGAEGSTTLLSKEQALLDLIRRIEQKTDAASSTQKDMKGQGTSFLDALGKDVTVLSKTITPTLVAGADLKQPILINGSSTTPAGGGANSTAIGLVIDTSQLAKGAVLQLNNVDFAAIVGAATLRGGDGRNYVVGDNASQNIFLGADDDVLKGGGGNDILGSAGGNDILDGGADNDFLAGGIGNDTLIGGTGNDVLQGGRSDQGAWSFSVNAKGEIVATHDQAMFAPGQNETVQVAEFNKLPELAFLNAGKDKLVDLGLLYHAAFGRAADIGGLNFYTGAGASLASVAKFFTASKEWVAAGLDKLDDKAFVTKLYEQVLGRAPDQDGVDFWLKALAGANGVKASRDTVLLGFAVSEEHRKLQAKDGVFAKITLDKESGWINGSGDDRLDGGAGSDVLVGGDGKDTAVYSGKQADYKILLGADGQIKVADKANADVDTLRGIEQAEFSDGTISLAFTQADAGRLKTAGLLYQAVFDRAAEVDGINWWLASQADAKQMANGFAASAEFQKLYGKLDNAAFVHALYANSDLKATDAGGEASWVNYLGTHSRAELVGSWIAQDAVIQAQQAEQGLWLV, from the coding sequence ATGAGTGCTGAGCAGGTAGGATTTAACTTCGAGGATAGCAAGGCCAGCGGTGCTGACATTAGTCAACGGGTCGGGGAGCACAAGCTGTCCGTCAGCGCCCACCTTCGCGGCGATATAAAGCTGGTGACCAGCAGCTACGCGGGCAAGGCGGCCCAAGTCAGCTTCGGACAAGTCAATCTGAAGTCCACTACGGGCGCCGATGGCGCGGAGGTGCGCGAGACGTTTGCCCTGCGCAGTATCTTTGTCCGTTCCTCCGACGAGCTTGAGACGCTGACCTTCTATATTGCACGGGATGGCAAGATCATTGCACAGTATGACCATGAACCCGACGGCCGGGGCGGTCTGATATACGATATCCCTGTGGAGAAGATGCCGTTTGGCGACGAGATCAGCATTCACGCGACGCGGAAGGGCGGCGGAATCGCCAATGACTTTCAGGTGGACGAAATCCGTCTGGTTTATCCCGAGGCCAATACGGCGCCGGAATTCCTGTTAGACAGCAAGGTCCAGGCCGTGCAGAGCGATGAGATCATCGATCTGGCGCCCTGGCTGCAAGTCCGGGACCTGGATCAGGGGCAGCCGCTCACCTGGTCGATCGTGCGCGGCCCCGAACATGGCAAGCTGGTAATCGACGGCGAGCTGACGGCGCCCAGCGGCGGCGCGGCCATTGGTCCTGCCGGCAAGATCAGCTACCGCCCCGATCAAGCCGATGTGGGGCGGGACAGCGTTGAAATCGCCGTATCGGATGGCAAAACCACGGTCACGCGCGAGATCAAGATTGACGTCGTTCCCGTCAAGCCGGGCGCGCCCGACCTTGCCGCGGCCAGCGATACCGGCGAAAAGAACGACGACAATGTGACCGATGCCACGCACCTGACCTTCACCGGCAAGGGCTTTGCCGTCGATTCGAATGCTGTGGTTGGCCTTTTCATCGACGCCAACCGGAACGGCAAATACGACCCTGACGATACGGAATTCCTCGGCACGACCAGTATTAAAAACGGCGCGTGGACCTTTGACAAAGTGGATGTCAGCAAGCTCAAGGATGGCAGTTATACAGTCGCTGCGATGACCGGCGCGGACCGGGGCGATTTATTCAGCGACTTCAGTGACGAGCTGGTGGTGACGATCGCCCGCCTGCCCGTCGCCGGCGGCATCAAGTTTGCGAGCGACAGTGGCCGCAGCCCGAACGATCTGATTACCAAGGAAGCCAAGCAAACCATCAGCGCCACGCTCAGCAAGGCACTGCCGGCCGGCGGCAAGCTGATGGCGTCCCTGGACGGTGGCGCGCATTGGGTCGATGTCAGCGACAAGGTCAGCGGCACGGCGCTGGTGTGGAAGGATGTGACCCTGAGCGGCAGCAATACGCTGCAATTCCAGGTCGCGCAGGACGGCGACAGCGGCATGCTGGTGTCGCGCGCTTACAAGGTACTGACCGAAGCGCCCAAATGGCAGGTGCAGGACCTGAAGCTCGATATGCCGAAGTACCAGGCCACGGCCAAGGATCCCGTCTTCGTCAAAGGCCAGGATCTCAAGCTGGAGCTGGTGCTGAAAGAGGCGTCCAAGCCGGGCGAGGTGTGCGAAGTCTCGGTCGATGGCGGCGTGCACTGGACGCTGGCAACCCAGGCCGAGCCGGGCAAATGGACCATCGGCCAGCTGCCGCTGCTGAAGGATGGCGGCACGCTGCTGGTGCGTGCAAGCGACGAGGCGGGCAATTCGACCGAATTGTTGAAACAGGCCTACGTGTTGGACAAGGGCGGCCCCCAGGTCAGTGCGATCGCGCTGGACGGCGAGGTCAAGGAAGGCGCCAGCGAATTCAAATTGAAAGTGAAGATCAGCGATGGCGCTGGTGCCGGTTTTTCGGAAAACGCGGACTTGCAAGGGCTGTTTGGCATCAGGAATGAAAAAGGCGAGGTGCTGACGCTGCTGCGTCCGCCGGTGATCGAGGCCTTCAATGGCAAGGAAATGAGCGCCACCCTGGTGTTCGCCGTGCCTGGCGGGAAATGGGTGGAAGCCCAGCACGGTGGCAATTACCAGGTCTTCCTGCGGCCGGCGGTCTTCCAGGACCACGTCGGCAATTTTGTGGAAGGCAAGGAGCTGGCCCAGACCCTGCGCATCGGCAAAGTGGCGCCTGAACCAAAACCTGAGCCGGTGCCGCCACCGGTGCTGGTGGATGGCGTGCCTGTTACCAAAACCACGTCGAACGACGCCGCGACCGGCACCACCACTTCCACCGTGACCGTGCCGACCGTGACGGCCAGCCGTCAGGACGACAGCAAGACCCCGAACAAAGGCCTGGCCGATATCGCGCTGGACGTCGCCAGCGGCGGCCGCGAAGCCAGGCTGACCGTCAGCCTGCCGGTGGGCGCTGGCCTGGGCGCGGAAGGTTCGACCACGCTGCTGAGCAAGGAGCAGGCCCTGTTGGACCTGATCCGCCGCATCGAACAGAAGACCGATGCCGCGTCGTCCACGCAGAAGGACATGAAAGGCCAGGGCACATCCTTCCTCGATGCCCTGGGCAAGGACGTGACGGTGCTCAGCAAAACGATTACGCCAACCCTGGTGGCCGGCGCCGATCTGAAGCAGCCGATCCTGATCAATGGCAGCTCGACCACGCCAGCGGGCGGCGGCGCGAACAGCACCGCGATTGGCCTGGTGATCGACACCAGCCAGCTGGCCAAGGGCGCCGTGCTGCAGCTGAATAATGTGGACTTTGCTGCCATCGTTGGCGCAGCGACCCTGCGCGGCGGCGATGGCCGCAACTATGTGGTGGGCGACAACGCCAGCCAGAACATCTTCCTTGGCGCCGATGACGATGTGCTCAAAGGCGGCGGCGGCAACGATATCCTGGGCAGCGCGGGCGGCAACGACATCCTCGATGGCGGCGCTGACAACGACTTCCTGGCCGGCGGCATCGGCAACGATACCCTGATCGGCGGCACCGGCAACGACGTGCTGCAAGGCGGCCGCAGCGACCAGGGCGCATGGAGCTTCAGCGTGAATGCCAAGGGCGAGATCGTGGCCACCCACGACCAGGCCATGTTCGCGCCGGGCCAGAACGAGACCGTGCAGGTGGCGGAGTTCAACAAGCTGCCGGAGCTGGCCTTCCTCAATGCCGGCAAGGACAAGCTGGTCGATCTGGGCTTGCTGTACCACGCCGCCTTTGGCCGCGCCGCCGATATCGGTGGTTTGAACTTCTACACCGGTGCCGGCGCATCGCTCGCCAGCGTGGCGAAATTCTTCACGGCGTCGAAGGAATGGGTTGCCGCAGGCCTGGATAAGCTGGATGACAAGGCTTTCGTGACCAAGCTGTATGAGCAGGTGCTGGGCCGCGCGCCGGACCAGGATGGCGTCGATTTCTGGCTCAAGGCGCTGGCCGGCGCGAACGGCGTCAAGGCCAGCCGTGACACCGTGCTGCTGGGCTTTGCGGTGAGCGAAGAACACCGCAAGCTGCAGGCCAAGGATGGCGTCTTCGCCAAGATCACGCTGGACAAGGAATCCGGCTGGATCAACGGCAGCGGCGACGACCGTCTGGATGGCGGCGCCGGCAGCGATGTGCTGGTCGGCGGCGACGGCAAGGATACGGCGGTCTACAGCGGCAAGCAGGCCGACTACAAGATCCTGCTGGGCGCCGACGGCCAGATCAAGGTTGCCGACAAGGCCAATGCCGACGTCGATACCTTGCGCGGCATCGAGCAGGCCGAATTCAGCGACGGCACCATCAGCCTGGCCTTCACGCAGGCCGATGCGGGCCGCCTGAAAACGGCGGGCTTGCTGTACCAGGCCGTGTTCGACCGCGCAGCGGAGGTGGATGGCATCAACTGGTGGCTGGCTTCACAGGCCGATGCCAAGCAGATGGCAAATGGCTTCGCCGCTTCGGCCGAGTTCCAGAAGCTGTATGGCAAGCTGGATAACGCAGCCTTCGTGCATGCCTTGTACGCCAACAGCGACCTGAAAGCGACGGATGCTGGCGGTGAAGCATCGTGGGTGAACTACCTGGGCACCCACAGCCGCGCCGAACTGGTTGGCAGCTGGATCGCGCAGGATGCCGTGATTCAGGCGCAGCAAGCAGAGCAAGGTCTCTGGCTGGTTTAA